Proteins co-encoded in one Dendropsophus ebraccatus isolate aDenEbr1 chromosome 9, aDenEbr1.pat, whole genome shotgun sequence genomic window:
- the BZW1 gene encoding eIF5-mimic protein 2 isoform X1: MNNQKQQKPTLSGQRFKTRKRDEKERFDPTQFQDCIIQGLNETGNDLEAVAKFLDASGAKLDYRRYAETLFDILVAGGMLAPGGTLADDVIRTNVCVFSAQEDLETMQAFAQVFNKLIRRYKYLEKGFEDEVKKLLLFLKGFSESERNKLAMLTGILLANGHLSASILNSLYNENLVKEGVSAAFAVKLFKSWINEKDINAVAASLRKVNMDNRLMELFPANKQSLEHFTKYFTDAGLKELSEYVRNQQTIGARKELQKELQEMMSRGEPLKEISIYVKEEMKKSNISEQTVIGILWSSVMSCVEWNKKEELVTEQAIKHLKQYSPLLAAFSTQGQSELTLLLKIQEYCYDNIHFMKSFQKIVVLFYKAEVLSEEPILKWYKDAHVAKGKSVFLEQMKKFVEWLKNAEEESESETEEGD, translated from the exons ATGAATAATCAAAAGCAACAAAAGCCAACGCTATCTGGCCAGCGTTTTAAGACCCGAAAAAGAG ATGAAAAGGAGAGGTTTGACCCTACACAGTTCCAAGACTGCATTATTCAAGGCTTAAACGAAACTGGCAACGATTTGGAAGCAGTAGCAAAGTTTCTTGATGCTTCAGGAGCGAAGCTTGACTACCGTCGCTATGCAGAAACACTCTTTGACATCCTGGTTGCCGGTGGGATGCTGG cacCAGGCGGTACTTTGGCCGACGACGTGATCCGTACCAACGTCTGTGTGTTTTCTGCACAGGAGGATCTAGAGACCATGCAAGCATTTGCTCAG gTTTTTAACAAGCTTATCAGACGTTATAAATACCTGGAAAAAGGCTTTGAAGACGAGGTCAAGAAG CTGTTGCTGTTTCTGAAAGGTTTTTCAGAGTCTGAGAGGAATAAATTGGCCATGCTGACTGGTATACTTCTGGCCAATGGGCATCTTTCTGCGTCAATTCTCAACAGTCTCTACAATGAGAACTTGGTTAAAGAAG GTGTGTCAGCTGCGTTTGCAGTAAAATTATTTAAGTCCTGGATCAATGAAAAGGATATCAATGCAGTGGCTGCTAGTCTTCGCAAGGTTAACATGGACAACAGGCTTATG GAACTTTTCCCTGCAAACAAGCAGAGTTTAGAACACTTCACAAAATATTTCACCGATGCGGGATTGAAAGAGCTTTCTGAATATGTCAGGAATCAACAAACAATCGGTGCCCGCAAGGAACTTCAAAAAGAACTGCAGGAGATGATGTCCCGAGGAGAGCCGCTCAAAGAG ATTAGTATATATGTAAAAGAAGAAATGAAGAAAAGCAACATCTCAGAGCAAACTGTTATTGGTATCCTGTGGTCAAGTGTTATGAGCTGTGTGGAATGGAATAAAAAGGAGGAGCTGGTTACAGAGCAAGCCATCAAACACTTGAAG CAATACAGCCCTCTCCTTGCTGCCTTTTCTACACAAGGTCAGTCAGAACTGACTTTGCTGCTGAAAATTCAGGAGTATTGTTATGACAACATTCACTTCATGAAATCCTTCCAGAAAATCGTGGTGCTTTTTTACAAAG CTGAAGTTCTAAGTGAAGAGCCCATTCTGAAGTGGTACAAAGATGCACATGTTGCAAAAGGAAAGAGTGTCTTTctggaacagatgaaaaaatttgTTGAGTGGCTCAAGAACGCAGAAGAAG AATCTGAGTCTGAGACAGAGGAGGGTGACTGA
- the BZW1 gene encoding eIF5-mimic protein 2 isoform X2, translating into MLQERSLTTVAMQKHSLTSWLPVGCWVFNKLIRRYKYLEKGFEDEVKKLLLFLKGFSESERNKLAMLTGILLANGHLSASILNSLYNENLVKEGVSAAFAVKLFKSWINEKDINAVAASLRKVNMDNRLMELFPANKQSLEHFTKYFTDAGLKELSEYVRNQQTIGARKELQKELQEMMSRGEPLKEISIYVKEEMKKSNISEQTVIGILWSSVMSCVEWNKKEELVTEQAIKHLKQYSPLLAAFSTQGQSELTLLLKIQEYCYDNIHFMKSFQKIVVLFYKAEVLSEEPILKWYKDAHVAKGKSVFLEQMKKFVEWLKNAEEESESETEEGD; encoded by the exons ATGCTTCAGGAGCGAAGCTTGACTACCGTCGCTATGCAGAAACACTCTTTGACATCCTGGTTGCCGGTGGGATGCTGG gTTTTTAACAAGCTTATCAGACGTTATAAATACCTGGAAAAAGGCTTTGAAGACGAGGTCAAGAAG CTGTTGCTGTTTCTGAAAGGTTTTTCAGAGTCTGAGAGGAATAAATTGGCCATGCTGACTGGTATACTTCTGGCCAATGGGCATCTTTCTGCGTCAATTCTCAACAGTCTCTACAATGAGAACTTGGTTAAAGAAG GTGTGTCAGCTGCGTTTGCAGTAAAATTATTTAAGTCCTGGATCAATGAAAAGGATATCAATGCAGTGGCTGCTAGTCTTCGCAAGGTTAACATGGACAACAGGCTTATG GAACTTTTCCCTGCAAACAAGCAGAGTTTAGAACACTTCACAAAATATTTCACCGATGCGGGATTGAAAGAGCTTTCTGAATATGTCAGGAATCAACAAACAATCGGTGCCCGCAAGGAACTTCAAAAAGAACTGCAGGAGATGATGTCCCGAGGAGAGCCGCTCAAAGAG ATTAGTATATATGTAAAAGAAGAAATGAAGAAAAGCAACATCTCAGAGCAAACTGTTATTGGTATCCTGTGGTCAAGTGTTATGAGCTGTGTGGAATGGAATAAAAAGGAGGAGCTGGTTACAGAGCAAGCCATCAAACACTTGAAG CAATACAGCCCTCTCCTTGCTGCCTTTTCTACACAAGGTCAGTCAGAACTGACTTTGCTGCTGAAAATTCAGGAGTATTGTTATGACAACATTCACTTCATGAAATCCTTCCAGAAAATCGTGGTGCTTTTTTACAAAG CTGAAGTTCTAAGTGAAGAGCCCATTCTGAAGTGGTACAAAGATGCACATGTTGCAAAAGGAAAGAGTGTCTTTctggaacagatgaaaaaatttgTTGAGTGGCTCAAGAACGCAGAAGAAG AATCTGAGTCTGAGACAGAGGAGGGTGACTGA